The stretch of DNA CGCCGGCGGAGATGGAGCCGCCTGGGGAAGGCGCGATTAGTGGCTGCTTCGTTTGATCAGTGTGTCACAGCTTTGAACATTGCGCGGGACGCGGGCATTCACGTGAGCCAGCTTTTCCGGTGACGGAAAGAGCTGTGCCAGCCGGC from Prosthecomicrobium sp. N25 encodes:
- a CDS encoding transposase; translation: MTEVARVEVITSVERRRRWSRLGKARLVAASFDQCVTALNIARDAGIHVSQLFR